One Fictibacillus halophilus genomic window, GTCTCGACGAAAGTTTACGTGGACGCTACATCAAGTATAATGAAACGCTTGATTTTATAGAGAAAGAAGAGAAAAGAGGCAATCTATTTGTACTTCGTCCCATGGAGAAGATGATAGTTAAAAGAATAGAACGCGACCCTAAACGCCTCGGAGTCCTTTATGAACAAGGAAGAGTAGATGCTATCAACCAATTGGAGAACTTAAGAAGTTGGTTATCAGATTAAATAAAACCACTCACACGTATCATTTCATGCTGAAAAGAAGATAAGCTTGCTATAGAAGTCTTGGAACAGATCTCTATAGCAAGCTTTTTTCATTTAGTATATCTTCTGAATAACTTGCTCAATATCAGGTTCTTTCATTTGAATATCGATGGGTTCGCCCCATTGTGTTACGTTTTGAAGTAAGAGGGGTGAAGAAAGCAAAGAGCGGTCATAATCAATTACTAACTTCTCGTCTTCCCATGTCATTCTTTCAATTCCTTCTAATTGAATTTCAGTGGTGTTTGGTTTTACGCGATACTGAACCTCCATGACACTTGGCAAGCCAATATTTTTACGCAAATCTTCCAAAGTACCATCTAAAACAATCTTTCCGTGATTGATCACAATCACACGGCTACACAACAATTCTATATCATCCATATCGTGTGTGGTTAACAGGATGGTCTTCTTCTCATTTTGGTTAAGTTCCTTTAAGAAGGCGCGAATACTTGTTTTGGCATTCACATCTAATCCGATCGTAGGTTCATCTAAAAAAAGGATGTCAGGATCATGAATCATGGCTGCAGCGAGGTCTCCGCGCATACGTTGCCCTAGAGAAAGCTTTCTGACAGGGGTATCCATAAACTTACCAATCTGAAGCATATCATCATATAACTTCAAAAACTGACGGTACTTCTCATCAGGTACTTTATACATTTCTTTTAAAATATCAAATGAATCACGTAAAGGAAGGTCCCACCAAAGCTGTGTACGTTGTCCAAATACAATGCCAATCTTTTTGGCTACTTCTTTTCTTTTTTTCTGTGGGCTCAACCCTCCGACTTTGATCTCACCGCTAGTCGGATGAAGAATTCCGGATAACATTTTGATCGTAGTGGATTTTCCTGCTCCGTTCGGTCCGATGTAACCTACAAATTCTCCTTCTTTAACAGAAAAAGAAATATCATCTACAGCCTTTACAATATGATGTTTTGTAGAAAGGAGAGAAGTAAACGAACCGATAAAGCCTTTCTTTGTTTCATAGATTTTAAAATGTTTATTTAATTGTTGAGCTTCAATCATATAAAGTCCTCCTCAACTTCCTGTACTATGGTAATGGCGAATTCCAAACTTCCAAAATTTCAATGCAATGAATAGAAAAAGGATCGCAACAACAGGTGGTAAAGCTAGATTCCAAAGGTCACCGCCTTTTTTCAAAAGAAACAGAATAGGTGTATAGTTCATGAATCCTACTGGAATGATCGTGAAAAAGATGATTTTCAGCCAGCCGGGATAGATGTTCATTGGATAATTGGCTGCATTAAAAGGAGCATATAGAGTAAAGGTTTGAAAATCTTTGATCCTCTGAGTCCAAAAGGCAATT contains:
- a CDS encoding ABC transporter ATP-binding protein, producing the protein MIEAQQLNKHFKIYETKKGFIGSFTSLLSTKHHIVKAVDDISFSVKEGEFVGYIGPNGAGKSTTIKMLSGILHPTSGEIKVGGLSPQKKRKEVAKKIGIVFGQRTQLWWDLPLRDSFDILKEMYKVPDEKYRQFLKLYDDMLQIGKFMDTPVRKLSLGQRMRGDLAAAMIHDPDILFLDEPTIGLDVNAKTSIRAFLKELNQNEKKTILLTTHDMDDIELLCSRVIVINHGKIVLDGTLEDLRKNIGLPSVMEVQYRVKPNTTEIQLEGIERMTWEDEKLVIDYDRSLLSSPLLLQNVTQWGEPIDIQMKEPDIEQVIQKIY